One Pullulanibacillus sp. KACC 23026 DNA segment encodes these proteins:
- a CDS encoding YjcZ family sporulation protein codes for MAYGAGYAGGGFALIVVLFILLIIVGTSYVW; via the coding sequence ATGGCTTATGGTGCAGGTTATGCTGGCGGCGGTTTTGCTCTGATCGTCGTGTTGTTCATCCTTCTCATTATTGTAGGGACCTCTTATGTTTGGTAA
- a CDS encoding YjcZ family sporulation protein: protein MAYGAGYAGGGFALIVVLFILLIIVGASYVW, encoded by the coding sequence ATGGCATACGGTGCAGGTTATGCTGGCGGCGGTTTTGCTTTGATCGTCGTGTTGTTTATTCTTTTAATTATTGTGGGTGCCTCCTACGTTTGGTAA